The Mesorhizobium loti DNA segment GGTCCCGGCGATGTCGTCGCCGGCATGCTGCCGCGCATTCCCGAACTCATTGCGCTCATCCTCGGCACCTGGCGCATCGGTGCTGTCTACCAGCCGCTGTTCACCGCTTTCGGCCCAAAGGCCATTGAACACCGGTTGGGCTACAGCGGGGCCAAGCTGGTGGTGACCAATCCGGCCAATCGCGGCAAGCTCGACGAGATCGAGACCTGCCCGCCGATCGCCACCATCCTCGGTCCCGGCGATGCCTTGCCCCAAGGCGACATCGATTTCCGCGCCGCCCTCGCCGCCGCTTCCCCCGATTGCGAACCCGTCATGCGCAAGGGTGATGACCTGTTCATGATGATGTCGACGTCAGGCACGACGGGCCTGCCCAAGGGCGTGCCGGTGCCGCTCAGTGCGCTGCTCGCCTTCGGCGCCTATATGCGCGACGCCATCGGGCTGCGCCCCGACGACGTCTTCTGGAACATCGCCGACCCAGGCTGGGCCTACGGCCTCTATTACGCCATCACGGGCCCGTTGCTGCTCGGCATCGCCACCACCTTCAACGAGGGCGCCTTCACCGCCAAGAGCACCTATGACGTCATCGAGCGGCTCGGCGTCACCAGCCTTGCCGGCTCGCCCACCGCCTTCCGCCTGTTGCTCGCCGAAGGACCTGAAGCCGCCGCCCGTATAAAAAGCCGGCTGCGCGTCGTCAGCAGCGCCGGCGAGCCGCTCAACCCGGAAGTGATCCGCTGGTTCGACGCCCACCTCAATGTGCCGATCCACGACCATTACGGCCAGACCGAGAACGGCATGATGGTCAACAACCACCATGGCCTGGCGCATACCGTACGCGCGGGCTCCGCCGGCTTCGCCATGCCGGGCTACCGCATGGTTGTGCTGGACGATGAAGGCCGCGAACTCGGCCCCAACCAGCCCGGCATCCTCGCCGTCGACATCGCCAACTCGCCGCTGCGCTGGTTCGACGGCTATCACCAGGAGCCGACGCCGGCGATTGTGGACGGCTACTACCGCACCGGCGATACGGTGGAATACGAGCCGGACGGCTCGGTCTCCTTCATCGGCCGCGCCGACGATGTCATCACCTCATCCGGCTACCGCATCGGCCCCTTCGACGTCGAAAGCGCGCTCATCGAGCATCCCGCCGTCAACGAGGCGGCCGTGGTCGGCGTGCCCGACCCGCAGCGCACCGAGATCGTCAAGGCCTTCGTCATCCTGGCGCCGGCCTACCAGGGCTGCGAGGCACTTGCCGAGGAACTGGCGCAGCATGTCCGCAAGCGGCTTTCGGCCCACGCCTATCCGCGCGAGATCGATTTCGTCGCCGAACTGCCGAAGACGCCGAGCGGCAAGATCCAGCGGTTCCTGCTGCGGAAGGCGGAGGTCGAGAAGCGGAAGGGGTGAGAGGGCCACACCCGCAATCAGACCGCGAACTCCATGGCCAATCTGATCTTCAGCCGAGGCGCGCTCGAAACAAGGTGGAGCCGTCCGCAAGCCGCGACCTCGATATATCCCGCAATCCAGCCTCGGTCATCCACGCGCGATACTGACCTTCCGTGTAGGATTCGCCGTGGCGATAGAGGTTCAGGAAGGTGAGGTTGAGAAAGACACCCTCGGGCGGGCCGAGGCGGTCGTTATCGACGACACCCCACCCCGCGATTGCGATCTCGCCTCCGGGGTTGAGGCAACGCGCCGCGTTCAGAATCGAACGGCGTGCCTGGTCCGGCGGAAGGACCTGGACGACGGCCTTCAGGATCGCCAGATCGTGCCGGCCGATCGATGGCGCGACAGTTATGTCTCCCTCTTCAACAGTCACGTCGCTGGCACCGTATTCTGCCAGGATAGAAGGCGCGACCGCTGCGACCGTTGGCAGTTCCATCAGCGTTGCCGCAATCCGCGGCCGCTGCTCGCGAAGCCCGACGAGAATGGTCCCCGCCCCGCCGCCGATATCGATCACCGAGCCGATTGCAGAGAGGTCGATCTCGCGGGCCAGAAGCCGGCCGAAAATCACCCCGCCCGGTGCGAGCATGCTGCTGAAGGCCGCCGCGGACTCAGGCCCCGCGTCGGAAAAGTCGTGCAGCGCGGCCGGCCGGTTCTGCCGCAGCGAGTCCGCGGTCAAAAGGTCCGCTCCCCAGAGTTCGCGCAGCAGCGCATGATCGCCGCCGCGATAGGTCGGCTTGGACGCGTCGAGGAAAGCAGACGCTTCGGCTCCGTTGCGAAATTGACCGCCCGTGACTTCGAGGAGACCGATGCTGGCGAGTGCGTAGAGCAGACGCGACAGACGATCGGGCGCGACTTCGAGCGCGGCCCCGAGGCTGTCGGCAGTCGCGGCATCGTCACCGATCCGGGTGAAGACGCCAAGGTCCAGCCCGGCTCGAAGCGCCAAGGCGGAGGGTACCGCTGCGATCAGTCTGTCGATCCGATCAGAATCCGCCATGTCAGGTCCCCTTGCGCGATCCAGGACCGACTTCGCGGCTCCCATAAGATTAGAACCTCCGTTCTCCGGAAAGTGAAGACAAAATCATTGTTTCGAGCGGCCGACACGATGCGGTAACGGATACGGCTGACAAAGCTGAACCAACGTCGGCTTCGGCGAATGTCTATCGCTGCTTTGAGCAACCCGCAGCACTGCCTGCCCTCTTGCAGTTTGGTTCTAGATGACCGCAGTGACCCTGCCTGCCTTATCGAGGCGACACCCGACTTGCGCTTGCCGGACTTCGATGCCGCCGCGTCTGGCATAGTCTATTCGCACCTTGATCGGCGCCGTGAGCGCCCCCCCAAATTGACGCAAGGCACCTGCGCTGACGGCGCGGACACGGACGGCGCCAAGCGGCTTGGCAGCGGACATGATCGCCGTGCGGCAGGCTTGTACGACCGCGGCTGGCGTGCCGGGTTTCGCTGTCAGCCCCTCCAGGGCTCCAAAGGGATATCCCCTGGTGAGGTCGCCCTGGCCGTCTTTGGAAGGCCTGAGGACGGGTGGCAGGACGATCGATTGCCTGGTGGTCCTGGTAAAGGCTGTGGCTGTCGTGGCAGAGGTGGTGGCTGTCGTGGTAGTGCCTGTCGCGGCAGCGGCCTGACCACCGGGCGCGGTTGCCGATCCGTTTTCGGCGGACGCAGCGGCGCCCAGGCCGACACCGGTGGAAAGGCCTCCACCTGAGGTGCCAACGTTGCCGCCGGCACTGACGCCGGCGTTGAACGACCCGCCCGTGCCGACCGACGCTCCGACGTTTGCTCCGCCAACGCCGCCGACGCTTGCGCCCACCCCGACGGATGCGCCTTGCGAACCGGCGCTCACCCCAGCACTGACCCCAAGACCGCCGACCTTACCGCCTAAACCTGCATCCAGCGCCGAGGCAGGCCCGGTTGCGATACCGATCGTCAGCGCGGCTGCGAAGTATTTTTTCACCGTCATCCTCCCTGCACTATGCATTTCACTCACCTTGTGTCTCACGGCGGAAGTGGTCGGGTTGGCAGCAAGGCGGGGGGAAGAGCAATGGTTGCCAGCATGACAGGCTGCGGTGACTTTGGGCCCTTCACCTTACGTTTTTTCGGCAAGCCCGGTTTACGGGCTGCGACCGAACGCGGTGGTGAACTTGCGAGCGCACTCTTGGAGGCCTTAGGCGCGCGCACCACGGCCGCTGTCCGACGCTTGTCCTTGATGGCGTCGATTTCCTCGCGCGCGGCACTGAGGCTGCGGGCCAAGCCGTTGGCCCTTTCACGTTCCTGGTCCAGCGCCGCACTCAAGTCTGTCGAGCTCTGCTGCAAGGCGTCGCGTTCCTTGCGGGCGCTGTCGAGATCACGCCTAGCTGAATCCGCTCGTTGACGTTCCAGCTCGAGTGCTCTTCTGGCCTGGTTTGAAGCGGCGTCGGCCACTTGCCGATCCTTCGCGGCCCTGGCCTGCTCCGCTGCGGCCAGATTTGCACCTGTCTTGAGAGCATCGATCGTCTGACGCGCCGTGGCGAGTTCCTGTTCCAGGAGCTCAACCTTATGGCGCTCCTCATCAAGCGCCTGCGTCGCAGCGGCGTCGGCCACTTGCCGATCCTTCGCGGCCCTGGCCTGCTCCGCTGCGGCCAGATTTGCACCTGTCTTGAGAGCATCGATCGTCTGACGCGCCGTGGCGAGTTCCTGTTCCAGGAGCTCAACCTTATGGCGCTCCTCATCAAGCGCCTGCGTCGCAGCGGAGTCGGCCACTTGCCGGTCCTTCGCGCCCTTGGCCTGTTCCGCTGTGGCCAGATTTGCGCTTGTCTTGAGAGCATCGATCGTCTGACGCGCCGTGGCGAGTTCCTGTTCCAGGAGCTCAACCTTATGGCGTTCCTCATCAAGCGCCTGCGCCGCATTGGCCCGAGGGGCATCCGTGGAGAGTGGCGCTTCGGGCATGGCGTCTTTCTTGCTATCCCAGAGACTGGCTTCCGCCCGGAAATTTTCGATGGCACGCTGCGCGGTCTCCAGATTGGCCGTGAGCGCTTCGTCCGTCTGCTGCTGCTGTTTCAGGGCCTGCGCTTGCCTGGCCAACTCAGCCCGTGCCGCGGCCAATTCGCGGCGCAAGGCCTGCTCATCCTCGCCGGGCAGCGTTCGCGCGCCCTTGAGAGCCTGAGTTTCGCTGAGCGTCACGGATGCATCGGGCGCCTGCTGGCTATTTGCCGGAGACGCCAACAGCAGAATGAGGATCGACGAAACGAGGGACAGCATGGCGTTGCACCCCATGCCACGCATCCCCTGAAGTACAATCGAAGGCCGTCGTTTAACAAGGGTGAAGTCACAGCGTGGATATTTTGACGTAGTCCCCTGCAAGTGATCCATCACTTAACCTCACTTGGCGCGACCCTCACCGCGATCGTATTCTCCACTTAATTCGAGCCACGGCGCTGGATGCCGCGTCACCTGGACGCTATCTTCAATTTCCTTGGCTGTTGTCATTCGAACGAACGAAACGTTTCCCCTGAGACGGCTCTGTTCGGATCAGCCGCGCCGAGCATGCTCCGGCGGGTGCCCGTCGGTCCCTACACCAACATCGCACTCGCCGTGCGCAAGGACCCGCGCATCGTCGAACGGGTAAAGAAGGTCGTCGCCTTGGGCGGCAGCTACACGCGCGGCAACATCACGCCGGCTGCGGAGTTCAACGTCTATGGCGACCCGGAAGCCGCCGACGTGGTGTTCCGGGCGAATTGGGACGTCACCATGGTGGGGCTCGACCTCACCCACCAGACGCTGGCCACCCCCCGGCCTGCAGGACCGGGTGCGCGCCATTCGGCGGCCCGATGGCCAAGTTCATCTTCGATATCTGGGAGTTCATAGCGACCACGCATGGCGGCCTGCTGCAGATCAAGTATCCCGCCATCCATGACGCCTGCTGCGTCGCGGCCATGATCGACGGAAGCGTCTTCACCACCGAGAAGGCCGACATCCGCGTCGAGCTTGCCGGCCGGTGGACCAAGGGCATGACGGTGTGCAATTTCGAGAAGATGGGCGGCATGCACCATTTCGGCGGCACGGCGAGCGAGCAGACCGACTTCCACCACGGCGTGGCGATGAAGCTCGACCATGCGAAGTTCTGTGACGTGATCGTGGATGCGCTCGAGCGACTGACCAGCCAGAAGGCGTGACAATCAAATAGTGATAGCGGACGTTCAAGAAGGGCTAAGGCGGCTAAGCCCGTAAGCAATGGCATCTTCGATTTGGTGTTCGAACACCTCGGCGTCTCCCTCTTCGACGATGCCCATGATCGCGCGCTGATAGGCATCCCCGAGTGCCAGCGCCACGATCCCGCCAGCGATTGTCAGTGACGTGCTGGAAGGGACCGCGCCAGGCTCGAGCAACCCCGCTATCCGCTGCCGGATAACGCGCATGCCGGACAGCTCAAACACCTTTGACAGAGCGGGAAAGCGCCATCCGTCAGCGACGATCAAGCGATAGAGCGCCAGCGCGTCCGGCTCGAGAAGGGCCGTAATGAAGGCGTGCAGTTCTTCGGCAAGCCGGTCCGCCCTGGGCTTGTTGATGTCGGGGGGCGCGGCGTTCTCGATCTCCTCGCGCATGTACTCACACATTGCGGTGACCAATCCCTCAAACAGCGCCTCCTTGCTTGGGAAGTGCCGATAGAGGGTCATTTTCGCGATCCCCCCTTCCGCCGCGACCCGGTCCAGCGTCGTGCCGCCGAGGCCATCCCTCAGCAGAATGGGACGCGCCGCACGCAGGATCGAGGCCCTCGTCTCGGCCATCCGCAGCCTGCGCGGATCGTCGTCCCGCCACTTTCTGGAGCTTCCTTCTTGCATGCGATACGATTCCGTCTTATATGATTTTATACGATACGATTATGTATCGCCTTATAGCCCATGGAGGTCAATATGCGCAACCCCGTCGATCTGGCCCACCTGTTCGCCGACATCATGAACAGCCACAACGCTGAACGCTTCGCCGAACTGGTTTCTAAAGACTACGTCAACCACAACCCCGGCGTCCGGGCCGGCCTGGCCGGTGTCGTTGAGTTCATGGGCCACTGGTTCGAAACCCTTTCCGACACCCACGTCGTCGTCGAGGACGCCTTTGCCGTCGGCGACCGCGTTGTCGGCCGTTACACCTACACGGCCCGCCACACCGGACCGTTCATTGGCGTTCCGGCATCGGGCGCCGAAATTACCATGCGCTCGATCGATATCTGGCGCGTCGAAGGCGATCGGTTCGTCGAGCACTGGGACGAGCTCAATCTGCAGGAGGTTCTACACCAGATGGGTGCCTACCCCACGGGTGCCAACCCCACGGGTGCCAACCCGACGCAAGGAGCTCCGCGATGAGCATCGCCCTGGTCTTGAACGGGATCGTTGCGCTGGCGTTCGCCGGCGCCGGCCTGGCCAACCTCGTCAATGCCGGCAACGCCGAAGCGGATTTCCAACGCTGGGGCTATCCCAAAGGGTGGCGTTTGTTGACGGCGGGTCTGGAGGTCGCGGGGGCATCGGCCTTGCTGTTTCCATCCACGCGCACCATCGCGCTGGTCGGTCTCACGCTTTTGGTCCTCGCCGCGCTGGGCACGCTGATCAAGGCGCGCGAGGGCTTCAAGCACCTCGCCCCGGCGATCGGCTTTACTGTCATGATGCTGGCGGACGCAGCCGTGCTGCAGGTCTGGGCCTAAGGATGCAATCCTCAATGTCGCGGCCATTGAGCTCATGCAACGGTGGCAGCGAGAACTGCCGCCGTTTCAGCGCGTCTGCTCCGGTGCGCGGCGTGCCGTTCTGGGCCTCCTGGACAAACCGCGTACAACAGGGAATTCAGTCCATTCGCATCGCGCTGGTTTTTTAGTAGGCTGTAGCGAGGCAAGGTCGAGGATCCGGCGTGACGGAAGTCAACGATCGTCTTCTTGAAAGCAAGATGACCAAGGTGGAGCAGGCGCGAGCCTGGAGCCCACGCGTCATCTCGAAATTCGAGACGCTGATCAGGAGCGCCGACGACCACTCGCTCTATCGCGTTAATCCGCGGTCCTTTGCTCGCGACCGCGCAATCGCCGAGCCTGAAGCAATCGACCTATTCCTTCATGCCGCCCGCTGTGGCTTGTTTGACATGAGCTGGGATGTGCTCTGTCCCCAGTCCGGGATGGTGCTCGATAGTTTCGGCGCCCTGCGCACGCTGAAGACCCACTACGTCTGTGGCCTGTGCGACGTATCGGGCGACACCGACCTCGACGACTTCATCGAGGTCACCTTCTCGGTATCGCCGAAGTTACGGCGCCTGCCCTACCACGACCCCGAGACGCTCCCTGTCGAGGATTTTCACTGGAAGCTCCACTTCGGACATGACGGGCGGCTGCCGGGGCAAGACGTTCGCTTTCTTGACGTTCTGCGCGGCTTCGTTCGGGGCATGACGTTTCTGCCGCCCGGCACCACCACAGTGCTCCGCGCCGACCTGGGACCGGGCGCCCTTTCTGGCGTCAACGTCCAGACCCAGGCCGCATTCGCTGTGCCGATATCAGGCGATCCGGCGTTGGAGCCGACGCTTCTGAAGATCGATTATGACGGCAAGCGTTTCGTGCCGGCATTGCCCACTGTGCCACCTGGCCCGATTGTCATCGAGGTCGCGAATAGAGGGCCAGTGCGAGGTTCGTTGCTTGTCATCAACTGGCCGCCCGAGCTTGTCGCGCTGACCACCAAGCCGGCGCTCGATTTCGACCCTTATGTCTCCGGTGGAGCGTTGCTTGCGCGGCAAACCTTCCGCCAGCTGTTCCGGTCCGAACGTGTCGACGAGAAGGAGGGGCTCGGCATCCGGCAGATCACCTTCCTGTTCACGGACCTCAAGGGTTCGACCGCAATGTATGAGCGCCTGGGTGACCTCAACGCCTATGCTTTGGTCCGCGAGCATTTCGCTTTGGTCAACGTGGCGGTTCAGCAGCATTCCGGAGCGGTGGTCAAGACGATTGGGGACGCGGTGATGGCAGTATTCTCGCAGCCGTCGGATGCGATTTCGGCGGCACTCCACATCTTTGAAGAAATCGATCGCTTCAACGGCGACCATGACGGGCCGGGGATCATCCTCAAGATCGGCGCCCACTGTGGACCGTCGATCGCCGTGACACTCAACGACAACCTCGATTATTTCGGCCAGACCGTGAATGTCGCCGCGCGCGTGCAGTCCTTGGCAGAAGCCGGACAGGTCTGCATTTCCGAGGCGCTCCATTCCGCGCCCGGGGTTCGCGAAATGCTTGCCGGCCATCGTGTCGTGGCTTTTGACGCGCCTCTTCGAGGTGTGGAGGGTGACGCTACTGTCTATCGCATCGTGCGGGGATAGACGCGATTGCGTGCCACGCCCTTTCGCACGCCCTGTGCGGCACATTGCAGCCATTGGCAACACGGTCAATTGGCACTCGATCAGCTCAGTTGGCCGAGATCAGTGCGCCACGCCGTCCGAGGCGTGCAGCAGTCTCCACGTCGAGCCAACGCGTCCGTCGAACTGCGCGGCAAAATGCTCCGCGGCCACATCCTCCAGGCCGTCATCGACGAGTGCCTCGATGCTTCGGCGCATCAGGGTAAGCTGCATCTGCCTGGCGTGTTCCCGGTCGGCCTCCCGCATAATGGCCGTGACGTGGTAGGCGACGACGGGCTGGCCGAGGGATGACAGCAGCGCGTTGGCCTCGGCTGTTACGGCAGTAACCGCATCTTCGATCTTCATTCTGGCGATCCTCATCAAGAATGATGCTGACGCCTCCCCGCAAGGCGACGGTGATCCGTCGCTTCTTTTCTTTAAGTTCACTGCCGCGCACGAACGAATGCTGCGCGCCAGGCTGGCAATTGCTGTCTTCTCCAGACCCTCGACCACCCTCGTTCGGCCCAAAAACAATATCCGCCAAATTTGATTCAAAGGCGACCGGATAGTTAACTGATGGTTAATGGCAGTGCTTGCCATCCCTCGCCAATCGGGATGCTTCGCCTCGACGTTTCCTGCCGCGCAATAGCCGCAAAGCTGCCCGATGGCTGCCGGACCTGTTGATCCGCCACGAAGAAAGGTTCTGTCATGCGGTTGGTCTGGACGGTCATGTTTGCACTTGCGAGCAGTGCGGCCTTCGCCGCCGCACCCGAGGACGATTATATCGCCGCGCGCGACAAGGCGATTGCGGAAATCGCGGCGATGGACAGCGCCAACACCCCGGTGGAAACGCTCGATGCGGCCAATGAAAAGGCCCGCGCAGACCTCGAAAAGCGTCTCACCGCCTTGCTTGGCCCCTTCACGGTCAAGGATTTTCCGGCGGCCGGCACGATCAATCTCGAAAGCCTCAGTTCTTCCGATATCGGCTTCGGCATGCTGGACGGGCTGCGCCACGGCACCGATGATGGCCCCAGCATCGTGGCATCGACACGCGGCCTGGTCGAGCGATGGCTGCAGTCGCGCGCCGCCGAGACGGATGCCGATCTCAAACTGCCTACCGGCTTCGACGCGGCGCTGAAGCTCGATGCCTTCTACACCCAGGCCATCGGCAGCGACGCCGCCTTCACCAGCACGCTCGACTTTGCGCTGAAGAAGCCGGATGGCGCCGACATGGCGATCGCCCGGCTCGGCGGCTGGGCACAGGATATCGGGCCGAACTACAACCAGGAGGTCGTCGTCACGGTCGTCAAGGGCAACAGCGTGCTGATCGCCGAAGCGCCCGCGGCACCGCCCATCCCGAAGATCGCGGCCTGCGACGCGGTGTGGACCGCCGCCGATGCCGCCGCCCAGAAACTGGCCAAGCAGGCCACCGACGACAGCGACGAAAACACATCCGACGCCGCCAACGCCGCCTGGACAAAAGGCGACAACGACTTCCGCGCCTGCCTGGGCAAGAGCTTGCCTACGGATGCGGCCTTCCCCGCGCTGCTCGCCCAGGCGCAGACGCTGGCGGATCGGATGGCGGGGAAATAAGGGCGCAAGACGGGCGCGACGCCAACGCTGCCAATCTCCCCACCTGCGCGGACGCTCCTCAACCCCCACAAGGGGGGAGATCGATACTTTCACCGCCGGCGCCCTCTTGTTGCCCTCGCATTCCACCACCATATCGTCGGCGCGCTGGCCCGACCGATAGGGTTGCCAGCACCGCAAAAAATGGTTGAAAGGAAGTCCCGCACGCGCTTCGGCGCGGCGGGGCGGATGAACAGTGTGGGGAAATCTGAATGACGACGGATACGAAAGCGACGGAAACCAGGGCGTTCGAGGCGGATGTCTCGCGGTTGCTGCACATGATGGTGCATTCGGTCTATTCCGATAAGGACGTCTTCCTGCGCGAGCTGATTTCCAATGCCGCCGACGCTTGCGAGAAGCTGCGCTTCGAGGCCGTCAGCCGTCCGGAATTGCTGGGCGAGGACCCCAAGCCGCGCATCTCGATTTCGGCCGATCCGGACAACAAGCAGATCACCGTCGAGGACAACGGCATCGGCATGAGCCGCGACGACATGGCCGAGGCGCTGGGCACGATCGCCCGCTCCGGCACGCGCGCCTTCATCGAGCGTGTCGGCTCAGGCAGCGAGGACACGCAACTCATCGGCCAGTTCGGCGTCGGCTTCTATTCCGCCTTCATGGTGGCCGACCGCGTCGACGTCATCAGCCGCCTGGCCGGAAGCGAGGAGGCCTGGCGCTGGTCGTCCGACGGCAAGGGTTCGTATGAGATCGCGCCCGCCCCGCTCGAAGCCGCTCCCAAACGCGGCACCCGCGTCGTGCTGCACCTGATGGACGATGCCGTCTCCTACACCGGCTCCTACCGGCTCGAGCAGCTGGCCAAGTCGCAGTCGGGCCATGTGCCGGTGCCGATCACGCTCGTCGAAAAACCCGGCGCCGAGGCGCGCGACATAGCCGACGGCACCGCGCTTTGGGTGCGGCCGAAGAGCGAGATCAAGCCCGAGGAATACACCGACTTCTACCGCAGCGTCGCCGGCCAGTATGACGAGCCGGCCGCCACCATCCATTTCCGCGCCGAGGGCCGACAGGAATACTCCGTGCTCGCCTTCGTGCCGGGATCGCGTCCGTTCGATCTGTTCGACCAGGACCGCAAAGGCCGCATGAAGCTCTATGTGCGCCGCGTCTTCATCACCGACGACGCCGACCTTCTGCCGCGCTATCTGCGCTTCGTGCGCGGGCTGGTCGATTCCGCCGACCTGCCGCTCAACGTCTCGCGCGAAATGATCCAGGAAAGCCCGCTGCTCGCGTCGATCCGCAAAGGTCTGACCAACCGCGTGCTCGGCGATCTCTCGAAACTGGCCGAGAACGAGGCCGAGGCCTATGCGAAGATCTGGGAGAATTTCGGCGTTGTGCTGAAGGAAGGGCTCTATGAGGACTACGAGCGGCGCGAGCAATTGCTGAAGCTTGCCCGTTTCCGCTCGACCGCCTCCGGCGAAGCCTGGCGTGGCCTCGCCGACTATGTCGCCGCGATGAAGGAAGGCCAGAAGGCGATCTTCTTCATGGCCGGCGACGACCGCGCCCGGCTCGAAGCCTCGCCGCAGCTCGAAGGGTTCAAGGCGCGCGGCATCGAGGTGCTGCTGCTCACCGATCCGGTCGACAGTTTCTGGGTGACCATGGCGCCGGACTTCGACGGCAAGCCGTTCAAGTCGGTCACGCAAGGCGTGGCCGAACTGTCCGACATTCCACTGCTCGACGATGCCAAGAAGCCGGACGCGGCGGCAACGCCTGAGGTCGATGGCTTCCTGGCCTTCGTCAAGACCGCGCTCGGCGATGCCGTCTCGGATGTAAAAGCTTCCGACCGCCTGACCGAAAGCGCCGTTTGCCTGGTCGCACCCGAACA contains these protein-coding regions:
- a CDS encoding acetyl-CoA synthetase, which gives rise to MTGLPRYEDAVAAFRIEDEIARLDGDPATGINAYVECCGRHTGENRLALRAISAGGELREFSFEDLADMSGRVANLLKEVGVGPGDVVAGMLPRIPELIALILGTWRIGAVYQPLFTAFGPKAIEHRLGYSGAKLVVTNPANRGKLDEIETCPPIATILGPGDALPQGDIDFRAALAAASPDCEPVMRKGDDLFMMMSTSGTTGLPKGVPVPLSALLAFGAYMRDAIGLRPDDVFWNIADPGWAYGLYYAITGPLLLGIATTFNEGAFTAKSTYDVIERLGVTSLAGSPTAFRLLLAEGPEAAARIKSRLRVVSSAGEPLNPEVIRWFDAHLNVPIHDHYGQTENGMMVNNHHGLAHTVRAGSAGFAMPGYRMVVLDDEGRELGPNQPGILAVDIANSPLRWFDGYHQEPTPAIVDGYYRTGDTVEYEPDGSVSFIGRADDVITSSGYRIGPFDVESALIEHPAVNEAAVVGVPDPQRTEIVKAFVILAPAYQGCEALAEELAQHVRKRLSAHAYPREIDFVAELPKTPSGKIQRFLLRKAEVEKRKG
- a CDS encoding Putative serine-aspartate repeat-containing protein SdrF, which gives rise to MKKYFAAALTIGIATGPASALDAGLGGKVGGLGVSAGVSAGSQGASVGVGASVGGVGGANVGASVGTGGSFNAGVSAGGNVGTSGGGLSTGVGLGAAASAENGSATAPGGQAAAATGTTTTATTSATTATAFTRTTRQSIVLPPVLRPSKDGQGDLTRGYPFGALEGLTAKPGTPAAVVQACRTAIMSAAKPLGAVRVRAVSAGALRQFGGALTAPIKVRIDYARRGGIEVRQAQVGCRLDKAGRVTAVI
- a CDS encoding Toxin B, which translates into the protein MGCNAMLSLVSSILILLLASPANSQQAPDASVTLSETQALKGARTLPGEDEQALRRELAAARAELARQAQALKQQQQTDEALTANLETAQRAIENFRAEASLWDSKKDAMPEAPLSTDAPRANAAQALDEERHKVELLEQELATARQTIDALKTSANLATAEQAKGAKDRQVADSAATQALDEERHKVELLEQELATARQTIDALKTGANLAAAEQARAAKDRQVADAAATQALDEERHKVELLEQELATARQTIDALKTGANLAAAEQARAAKDRQVADAASNQARRALELERQRADSARRDLDSARKERDALQQSSTDLSAALDQERERANGLARSLSAAREEIDAIKDKRRTAAVVRAPKASKSALASSPPRSVAARKPGLPKKRKVKGPKSPQPVMLATIALPPALLPTRPLPP
- a CDS encoding inosine-uridine preferring nucleoside hydrolase, translating into MPVGPYTNIALAVRKDPRIVERVKKVVALGGSYTRGNITPAAEFNVYGDPEAADVVFRANWDVTMVGLDLTHQTLATPRPAGPGARHSAARWPSSSSISGSS
- a CDS encoding inosine-uridine preferring nucleoside hydrolase — protein: MAKFIFDIWEFIATTHGGLLQIKYPAIHDACCVAAMIDGSVFTTEKADIRVELAGRWTKGMTVCNFEKMGGMHHFGGTASEQTDFHHGVAMKLDHAKFCDVIVDALERLTSQKA
- a CDS encoding Transcriptional regulator: MAETRASILRAARPILLRDGLGGTTLDRVAAEGGIAKMTLYRHFPSKEALFEGLVTAMCEYMREEIENAAPPDINKPRADRLAEELHAFITALLEPDALALYRLIVADGWRFPALSKVFELSGMRVIRQRIAGLLEPGAVPSSTSLTIAGGIVALALGDAYQRAIMGIVEEGDAEVFEHQIEDAIAYGLSRLSPS
- a CDS encoding Putative ester cyclase, which produces MRNPVDLAHLFADIMNSHNAERFAELVSKDYVNHNPGVRAGLAGVVEFMGHWFETLSDTHVVVEDAFAVGDRVVGRYTYTARHTGPFIGVPASGAEITMRSIDIWRVEGDRFVEHWDELNLQEVLHQMGAYPTGANPTGANPTQGAPR
- a CDS encoding adenylate cyclase encodes the protein MTEVNDRLLESKMTKVEQARAWSPRVISKFETLIRSADDHSLYRVNPRSFARDRAIAEPEAIDLFLHAARCGLFDMSWDVLCPQSGMVLDSFGALRTLKTHYVCGLCDVSGDTDLDDFIEVTFSVSPKLRRLPYHDPETLPVEDFHWKLHFGHDGRLPGQDVRFLDVLRGFVRGMTFLPPGTTTVLRADLGPGALSGVNVQTQAAFAVPISGDPALEPTLLKIDYDGKRFVPALPTVPPGPIVIEVANRGPVRGSLLVINWPPELVALTTKPALDFDPYVSGGALLARQTFRQLFRSERVDEKEGLGIRQITFLFTDLKGSTAMYERLGDLNAYALVREHFALVNVAVQQHSGAVVKTIGDAVMAVFSQPSDAISAALHIFEEIDRFNGDHDGPGIILKIGAHCGPSIAVTLNDNLDYFGQTVNVAARVQSLAEAGQVCISEALHSAPGVREMLAGHRVVAFDAPLRGVEGDATVYRIVRG
- a CDS encoding heat shock protein 90, whose product is MTTDTKATETRAFEADVSRLLHMMVHSVYSDKDVFLRELISNAADACEKLRFEAVSRPELLGEDPKPRISISADPDNKQITVEDNGIGMSRDDMAEALGTIARSGTRAFIERVGSGSEDTQLIGQFGVGFYSAFMVADRVDVISRLAGSEEAWRWSSDGKGSYEIAPAPLEAAPKRGTRVVLHLMDDAVSYTGSYRLEQLAKSQSGHVPVPITLVEKPGAEARDIADGTALWVRPKSEIKPEEYTDFYRSVAGQYDEPAATIHFRAEGRQEYSVLAFVPGSRPFDLFDQDRKGRMKLYVRRVFITDDADLLPRYLRFVRGLVDSADLPLNVSREMIQESPLLASIRKGLTNRVLGDLSKLAENEAEAYAKIWENFGVVLKEGLYEDYERREQLLKLARFRSTASGEAWRGLADYVAAMKEGQKAIFFMAGDDRARLEASPQLEGFKARGIEVLLLTDPVDSFWVTMAPDFDGKPFKSVTQGVAELSDIPLLDDAKKPDAAATPEVDGFLAFVKTALGDAVSDVKASDRLTESAVCLVAPEHGPDRQFERLMNAAGRLDKAAKPILEINPRHERVLALAGLGDEDQAFKDDAAHLLYDEARVLDGDKPADARAFSQRLARLIERGISKS